One genomic region from Prionailurus bengalensis isolate Pbe53 chromosome C1, Fcat_Pben_1.1_paternal_pri, whole genome shotgun sequence encodes:
- the LOC122482005 gene encoding vigilin, with product MSSVAVLTQESFAEHRSGLVPQQIKVATLNSEEESDPPTYKDAFPPLPEKSACLENAQEPAGAWSNKIRPIKASVITQVFHVPLEERKYKDMNQFGEGEQAKICLEIMQRTGAHLELSLAKDQGLSIMVSGKLDAVMKARKDIVARLQTQASATVAIPKEHHRFVIGKNGEKLQDLELKTATKIQIPRPDDASNQIRITGTKEGIEKARHEVLLISAEQDKRAVERLEVEKAFHPFIAGPYNRLVGEIMQETGTRINIPPPSVNRTEIVFTGEKEQLAQAVARIKKIYEEKKKKTTTIAVEVKKSQHKYVIGPKGNSLQEILERTGVSVEIPPSDSISETVILRGEPEKLGQALTEVYAKANSFTVSSVSAPSWLHRFIIGKKGQNLAKITQQMPKVHIEFTEGEDKITLEGPTEDVNVAQEQIEAMVKDLITRMDYVEINVDHKFHRHLIGKSGANINRIKDQYKVSVRIPPDSEKSNLIRIEGDPQGVQQAKRELLELASRMENERTKDLIIEQRFHRTIIGQKGERIREIRDKFPEVIINFPDPAQKSDIVQLRGPKNEVEKCTKYMQKMVADLVENSYSISVPIFKQFHKNIIGKGGANIKKIREESNTKIDLPAENSNSETIVITGKRANCEAARSRILSIQKDLANIAEVEVSIPARLHNSLIGTKGRLIRSIMEECGGVHIHFPVEGSGSDTVVIRGPASDVEKAKKQLLHLAEEKQTKSFTVDIRAKPEYHKFLIGKGGGKIRKVRDNTGARIIFPTAEDKDQDLITIIGKEDAVREAQKELEALIQNLDNVVEDCMLVDPKHHRHFVIRRGQVLREIAEEYGGVMVSFPRSGTQSDKVTLKGAKDCVEAAKKRIQEIIEDLEAQVTIECAIPQKFHRSVMGPKGSRIQQITRDYNVQIKFPDREENPVHSVEPQVQENGDDAGDGRDPKDADPGSPRRCDIIIISGRKEKCEAAKEALEALVPVTIEVEVPFDLHRYIIGQKGSGIRKMMDEFEVNIHVPAPELQSDVIAITGLAANLDRAKAGLLERVKELQAEQEDRALRSFKLSVTVDPKYHPKIIGRKGAVITQIRLEHDVNIQFPDKDDGNQPQDQITITGYEKNTEAARDAILKIVGELEQMVSEDVPLDHRVHARIIGARGKAIRKIMDEFKVDIRFPQSGAPDPNCVTVTGLPENVEEAIDHILNLEEEYLADVVDSEALQVYMKPPAHEESKAPSKGFVVRDAPWTASSSEKAPDMSSSEEFPSFGAQVAPKTLPWGPKR from the exons ATGAGCTCCGTTGCAGTTTTGACCCAAGAGAGCTTTGCTGAACACCGAAGTGGGCTGGTTCCGCAGCAGATCAAAG TTGCTACTTTAAATTCAGAAGAGGAGAGCGACCCTCCAACCTACAAAGATGCCTTCCCTCCACTCCCTGAGAAATCGGCTTGCTTGGAAAACGCCCAGGAGCCTGCTGGCGCCTGGAGTAACAAGATCCGGCCCATCAAAGCTTCCGTCATCACTCAG GTGTTCCATGTGCCCCTGGAGGAGAGAAAATACAAGGACATGAACCAGTTTGGAGAAGGTGAACAAGCAAAAATCTGCTTGGAGATCATGCAGAGGACCGGCGCCCATCTGGAGCTGTCTCTCGCCAAAGACCAGGGTCTCTCCATCATGGTGTCGGGGAAGCTGGATGCTGTCATGAAAGCCCGGAAGGACATTGTTGCTAGACTGCAGACTCAG GCCTCAGCAACTGTTGCCATTCCCAAAGAACACCATCGCTTTGTTATTGGCAAAAATGGAGAGAAACTGCAAGACTTAGAGCTCAAAACTGCAACCAAAATCCAGATCCCACGCCCAGATGACGCCAGCAATCAGATCAGGATCACCGGTACCAAAGAAGGAATCGAGAAAGCTCGCCATGAAGTCTTGCTCATCTCCGCTGAGCAG GACAAACGTGCTGTCGAGAGGCTGGAAGTGGAGAAGGCATTCCACCCCTTCATCGCTGGGCCTTATAACCGACTTGTTGGTGAGATCATGCAGGAGACAGGGACGCGCATCAACATCCCCCCACCCAGCGTCAACCGGACAGAAATTGTCTTCACTGGAGAGAAGGAGCAGTTGGCCCAGGCTGTGGCTCGCATCAAGAAGATTTATGAGGAGAAG AAAAAGAAGACCACAACCATCGCTGTGGAGGTAAAGAAGTCCCAGCACAAGTATGTCATCGGGCCCAAGGGCAATTCCTTACAGGAGATCCTGGAAAGAACAGGCGTGTCTGTGGAGATCCCACCCTCAGACAGCATCTCCGAGACTGTGATACTTCGAGGCGAGCCTGAAAAGCTGGGGCAGGCGCTGACTGAAGTCTATGCCAAG GCCAACAGTTTTACGGTATCGTCCGTCTCCGCTCCTTCCTGGCTTCACCGATTCATCATTGGCAAGAAAGGGCAGAACCTGGCCAAGATCACTCAGCAGATGCCTAAG GTTCACATCGAGTTCACAGAAGGTGAGGACAAGATCACTCTGGAAGGCCCCACAGAGGATGTAAACGTGGCCCAGGAACAGATTGAAGCCATGGTCAAAGACCTG ATTACCCGGATGGACTATGTGGAGATCAACGTGGACCACAAGTTCCACAGGCACCTCATCGGGAAGAGCGGGGCCAACA TAAACAGAATCAAAGACCAGTACAAGGTGTCCGTGCGCATCCCTCCTGACAGTGAGAAGAGCAACCTGATCCGTATCGAGGGGGACCCGCAGGGTGTGCAGCAGGCCAAGCGGGAGCTGCTGGAGCTTGCCTCTCGGATG GAAAACGAGCGTACCAAGGATCTGATCATTGAGCAGAGATTCCATCGCACCATCATTGGCCAGAAGGGTGAACGGATCCGTGAAATTCGTGACAAATTCCCAGAG GTTATCATCAACTTTCCAGACCCAGCACAAAAGAGTGACATCGTCCAACTCAGAGGGCCCAAGAATGAGGTGGAAAAATGCACCAAATACATGCAGAAGATGGTGGCAGACCTG GTGGAAAATAGTTACTCGATTTCTGTTCCGATCTTCAAACAATTTCACAAGAACATCATTGGGAAAGGAGGCGCGAACATTAAAAAG ATCCGAGAAGAAAGCAACACAAAGATCGACCTTCCAGCAGAGAATAGCAATTCAGAGACCATTGTCATCACAGGCAAGCGAGCCAACTGTGAGGCTGCCCGGAGCCGCATCCTGTCCATCCAGAAAGACCTG GCCAACATTGCCGAAGTGGAGGTCTCCATCCCCGCCAGGCTGCACAACTCCCTCATCGGCACGAAGGGCCGCCTGATCCGCTCCATCATGGAGGAGTGCGGCGGGGTGCACATCCACTTCCCTGTGGAGGGCTCGGGGAGTGACACAGTTGTCATCAGGGGCCCGGCCTCGGATGTGGAGAAGGCCAAGAAGCAGCTCCTGCACCTGGCAGAGGAGAAG CAAACCAAGAGTTTCACTGTTGACATCCGCGCCAAGCCGGAATACCACAAGTTCCTCATTGGCAAAGGGGGTGGCAAAATACGCAAGGTGCGCGACAACACTGGAGCCCGTATCATATTCCCAACGGCTGAGGACAAGGATCAGGACCTGATCACCATCATTGGGAAGGAGGATGCTgtcagggaggcacagaaggagCTGGAGGCCCTTATTCAGAACCTG GATAACGTGGTGGAGGACTGCATGCTGGTGGACCCCAAGCACCACCGCCATTTTGTCATCCGGCGAGGCCAGGTCTTGCGGGAGATTGCTGAAGAGTATGGTGGGGTGATGGTTAGCTTCCCACGTTCTGGCACGCAGAGTGATAAGGTCACCCTCAAGGGCGCCAAGGACTGTGTGGAGGCGGCCAAGAAGCGCATTCAGGAGATCATCGAGGACCTG gaagccCAGGTGACCATAGAATGTGCCATACCCCAGAAGTTCCATCGATCTGTCATGGGCCCCAAAGGTTCTAGAATCCAGCAGATTACTCGGGACTATAACGTTCAGATTAAATTCCCAGACAGAGAGGAGAACCCAG ttCACAGCGTGGAGCCGCAAGTCCAGGAGAACGGTGACGATGCTGGAGACGGGAGGGACCCCAAAGACGCCGACCCTGGCTCCCCGAGGAGATgtgacatcatcatcatctctggCCGGAAGGAAAAGTGCGAGGCCGCCAAGGAAGCCCTCGAG GCGCTGGTTCCCGTCACCATCGAAGTGGAGGTCCCCTTTGACCTTCACCGGTACATCATCGGGCAGAAGGGGAGCGGGATCCGGAAGATGATGGATGAGTTTGAG GTGAACATCCACGTGCCGGCACCAGAACTACAGTCTGACGTCATCGCCATCACTGGCCTCGCCGCGAATCTGGACCGGGCCAAGGCTGGGCTGCTGGAGCGAGTGAAGGAGCTGCAGGCTGAGCAGGAGGACCGA GCTTTAAGGAGCTTTAAGCTGAGCGTCACTGTGGACCCCAAATACCATCCCAAAATTATTGGGAGGAAAGGGGCAGTGATTACTCAGATCCGCTTGGAACATGACGTGAACATCCAGTTTCCCGATAAGGATGACGGGAACCAG CCCCAGGACCAAATAACCATCACAGGGTATGAAAAGAATACAGAAGCCGCCCGGGACGCTATATTGAAAATCGTGGGTGAGCTTGAACAGATGGTTTCTGAGGACGTCCCGCTGGACCACCGTGTTCACGCCCGCATCATTGGTGCCCGTGGAAAAGCCATCCGCAAAATAATGGATGAATTCAAG GTGGACATTCGTTTCCCGCAGAGCGGGGCCCCAGATCCCAACTGCGTCACTGTGACGGGGCTCCCAGAGAACGTGGAGGAGGCCATCGACCACATTCTCAACCTAGAGGAGGAATAC CTGGCTGACGTGGTCGACAGCGAGGCGTTGCAGGTGTACATGAAGCCGCCAGCCCACGAGGAGTCCAAGGCGCCATCCAAGGGCTTTGTGGTACGGGACGCTCCCTGGACCGCCAGCAGCAGCGAGAAG GCTCCTGACATGAGCAGCTCTGAAGAATTTCCCAGTTTTGGGGCTCAGGTGGCCCCCAAGACCCTGCCATGGGGCCCCAAGCGATAA